CCGACACGACGTCCGTCGCCCCCGGCCGGGACATTATCACGATAAGTCCGGAGACGCGGATGGTTGTTATCGGCGACGGCAACTTCGTTCAAGGCCAGTTCGCCTTTGGTGGAACCGGACAGGTATTGTTTCTGAACTCGGTGGATTGGTTGAGTCAGGACAGCGATCTGATGAGTATCCGTTCCCGCGAAACGACGATCCGGCCGCTGAAGCCCGATATTTCCGACGCGACGAAGCAGACGGTGAAGTATGCGAACATGTTCGGACCGCCGGCATTGGTTTTGCTGCTCGGCGCATTACGCTGGACCGCGCGTCGTAACCGTCGGAAGGGGGGTATCCGATGAAACGTTCGATGGTTCTGGTGGCCGTACTCGTGGTGCTGCTCGGTATTTACTGGCTGATGCAGTCGAATCGTCCGATGACCGATCCTGATCGGCCGTTTGTGCAGATTGACACGGCCCAAGTGACGTCGCTGCGAATCGAATCTTCCACCGACACAGTGGAACTGGCGCGCCGCGGCGATCAGTGGTTCTTGACGAAACCTCTGGAGTTTCCCACCGCCGCGCGGATGACGGATCAGGCGCTCGGCAGGCTGGGAGAGATGCGAAAGCTGACGCTGGTTACCGATAGACCCGACCGATTCCGGGAGTTTCAGGTGGACGACTCGACCGGTGTCAAGGTTTCGGTGACGGATCGGAAGAAAACCCACACGTTCTATCTGGGCAAGACGAGTCCGACGGCGGGAACCAGCTATGCCCGACTCGACGGCAGCAAGGAAGTGTGGGAAATCGCCGGAAACATGACTCCCGCCTTCAAACGACCGGTGCGCGACTGGCGGGATAAAACCATCAGCGAAGCCGATCGCGAGGGTTTCATCAAGTTCACGTTTGTCTATCCGAAAGAAACGATATCGGCGACTCTTGTGGACAGTGTGTGGAAGGTGGAGGCGGGTGCGGAGAAGTTCGATGCCGATAAGAATCAGATAAGTCGCGTGACGGGACTGCTCTCGCGGATGTCGG
The sequence above is drawn from the bacterium genome and encodes:
- a CDS encoding DUF4340 domain-containing protein yields the protein MKRSMVLVAVLVVLLGIYWLMQSNRPMTDPDRPFVQIDTAQVTSLRIESSTDTVELARRGDQWFLTKPLEFPTAARMTDQALGRLGEMRKLTLVTDRPDRFREFQVDDSTGVKVSVTDRKKTHTFYLGKTSPTAGTSYARLDGSKEVWEIAGNMTPAFKRPVRDWRDKTISEADREGFIKFTFVYPKETISATLVDSVWKVEAGAEKFDADKNQISRVTGLLSRMSGVDFADTLAADAFDAPECHLIAELALGETLDLRLIPKGEDGSQYFLRKAGAPTDYVIYKSTAEVLMRKAADLRPKPEKSAEAPPQKPRG